Proteins from a genomic interval of Triplophysa dalaica isolate WHDGS20190420 chromosome 21, ASM1584641v1, whole genome shotgun sequence:
- the zgc:162816 gene encoding D-serine dehydratase, with translation MDTAEFTKDLCTPALIVDLDIVNRNAQAMLDRFQKFGVQLRPHMKTHKTLECADIMTGGSRRCIVVSTLAEASFYADNGYDDILYAYPLPFDKVEHCAELSERLSLFHVLLDNRLALQELKKRPLKQGKVWRVWIKLDCDNGRAGIPHYDPASLQLAQEISETAGVELTGIYAHCGNTYGCEGEEQIKDVAQKTTTFTLQFMEKLNAAGMHSPKSSIGSTPSCSHPVPDMAMLSEVHPGNYVFYDVQQSLIGSCRLEDVAVRVLTRVIGHYPHRNQLLVDCGWAALSHDGGGRLPTGYCIIEGHPDLKLLSMTQEHGRVESISGKLDFSQFPLGSLLSFMPYHACATAVMHPVYFVHSKGKIIGRWKPTRGW, from the exons ATGGACACGGCTGAGTTCACCAAAGACCTTTGTACTCCAGCACTGATTGTTGACTTGGATATAGTGAACAGAAATGCTCAAGCAATGCTGGACCGCTTCCAAAAGTTTGGGGTCCAACTGCGACCTCACATGAAAACTCACAAAACTCT GGAATGTGCAGACATCATGACTGGAGGCTCTCGCCGTTGTATTGTGGTGTCTACTCTGGCTGAGGCGTCCTTCTACGCAGATAATGGCTATGATGATATACTATACGCATACCCACTGCCATTTGATAAAGTGGAGCACTGTGCTGAGCTTTCAGAGAGGCTTTCTCTATTCCATGTACTTCTGGACAACCGTCTTGCATTACAGGAACTGAAGAAGAGACCACTGAAGCAGGGGAAGGTCTGGAGGGTGTGGATCAAACTGGACTGTGACAATGGGAGAG CGGGCATTCCTCATTATGACCCAGCATCACTGCAGCTTGCCCAGGAGATTTCAGAGACGGCAGGGGTGGAGCTCACAGGAATTTACGCCCATTGTGGAAACACCTATGGCTGTGAAGGAGAGGAGCAAATCAAAGATGTTGCTCAGAAAACTACAACGTTCACACTGCAGTTTATGGAGAA GTTGAACGCTGCTGGAATGCACAGTCCCAAATCCAGCATTGGCTCCACCCCTTCCTGTAGCCACCCAGTCCCAGACATGGCCATGTTAAGTGAAGTGCATCCTGGGAACTATGTGTTTTATG ATGTGCAGCAGTCTCTCATTGGATCCTGTAGACTTGAAGATGTTGCTGTACGGGTTTTGACGAGGGTCATAGGTCACTACCCACACAGAAACCAGCTACTGGTAGACTGTGGGTGGGCAGCTCTGAGTCATGATGGTGGGGGACGTTTACCAACTGGATACTGTATCATCGAAGGGCACCCAGACCTAAA gcTGCTGTCTATGACTCAGGAACACGGCAGGGTGGAGTCCATCTCTGGAAAACTGGACTTCAGTCAGTTCCCCCTGGGGTCACTCCTCTCATTCATGCCGTACCAC GCATGTGCTACAGCTGTGATGCATCCAGTGTATTTTGTCCATTCTAAAGGGAAAATTATAGGCAGATGGAAACCCACTCGAGGCTGGTAA